From the Planktothricoides raciborskii GIHE-MW2 genome, the window AGGGCATAGCTACTAATGGGAATATCTAATAAGTAAGCGACCAAAAAGTGACCGGCTTCGTGCTTGATAATGCGTTCGCGATGTTCTGCCGAAGTCATTCTTGCCAACCAATCTAAGATTAAAGTTCCCCCTTGACCTTGCCAAGTAAAGCTGTCTACGGTGGCAAGTCCCAACAGGGTAAAAGTAGCAACTGCCGGAATTGTGGGAGATAAATTGACCAGTGGGCTCAGCAGGACAGAAAAAGTAGTCACAAAGACAGCGATCGCCGCTAAATTTATTGAAAGTTGGCTCATTTTTGGATAATTTCAGAGTATTTGTTAACTTTTATAACATTTGCGCCTTTCCCCGACAAGGCTGAATGGCGATTAGTCTCCTTGTATCTTTGTATTTTTGTATCTTTGTCCTGATGGGCAGTTGGCTGCCAGCGCTTCTGAAGATGGCACGGTGCGTCTGTGGAATGTACAAGGACAATTGTTGCAAGAATTTCAAGACCCTCAAGCAATAAACCCGGTTTCTCCAACAAACCGGGTTTCTGTGAGTCCAGCGTATAGTGTGGACTTTAGCGCTGACGGTCAGACTTTGGTTGCCGCTTATATGAATGGAAGCTTAAAACTTTGGCAGCTTGATGGCAAATTGATTAAAACGGTTAAGGGAGATCAAGGGGCGATTTATCGAGTGCGTTTTAGCCCGGACGGTCAGACGATCGCTACAGGAAATTACCTGAATACAGTGACGCTTTGGAGTGCAACGGGGGAAAAATTGCATCTTCTAACGGGACATAAAGAATCGATTTATAGTATTCAGTTTAGTGCCGATAGTTAGTCCCTTGTTTCTGCCAGTAAAGATGGCACGATTAAAATTTGGACTCGTGACGGGGAAGAACGACAAACTCTGATTGGCCATAGCACGATTACTTGGGATGCTACTTTTAGTCCTTATGGCCAAATTATTGCTTTCGGGGATGATAACAATTTAATTAAACTGTGGAATCAAAACGGGGAAGAATTACAAACTTGGGACATACCGCTAAAGTTAATGGGGTTCAATTTAGTGCCGATGGTCAGAAGATTATTTCTGCGAGTGCCGATAAATCAATTATTATTTGGACTTTAGATTTAGACAAATTAGCCATTTTGCAAAGATTAAGTATTAATGACCTGATGGGGCAGGCTTGTGATTGGGTGGCGGATTATCTCAATTATAATCCATTCGTGACGGAGCGCGATCGCCAAATTTGTGAAGGAATCACCACGGATGGTTAGCCCTTCGCGAAGCGTGCCGGATGGCATTAGAAATCCGGCGATATTTAGCTATTTTAATTTAGTTGCAGAAACCACTAACTAGCGATGTCTTGCGTTAACCTTTGCTACCAACTAACAACTGTCATAGAAACCAGGTTTTTTGGCGGCGATCGGTTCAATAGACAAGAATGCAAAATTCTGGCTTCCAAGCCTCTTTTTTAAGGGTGGTTGGGGGGATCAATATGGTATTTTGCAATAAATCTATTACGGTAAATCGTACAAAAATTTAAACCAATTTACGAATAGTTGAGCTTTGGGATGTTGTGGATTTAAAATCTTTTGCTTAACTCCTTGATGAAGCTGTCTTCCCGGAGGATCTTGCCAAGCTAACCAAGGATATTAGCTTTATCTCGATGAGTTGCTTTAAATTTTGCTCCTTTTGCGATCGCATCTTTTGTCACCTCCTGAGCAAATTGCCACAGCCCTTGATTTTCATCAGGAATCATATAAGCCAAATTTCTAACATTCCCCGCATTTGATTATCCGGCATCATCCAAATGCCAAAATTAATCTGATTAGTAGTCCGATGAATTAATCCCGTTTTTGGCACATTATTTGGTAAATTTGGAATACTTTTTAAGCAAGAATTTTTTATACTTTGCCATCGAGATAATGGTTCTTTATCAGGATTAACGATAATTCCTAATGCCGATACTTAAGATGCTTTTAATTGAGTAAAAATCAGACCGATTTTAATTAAATTTTCTTACCCTTCACAATCTTCAATATAAACGATCTGATTTTTCTTATTTCCCCAGGGAATCCCATTCGCTTCCATTAATTGGGGAATCACTCTTAGGTCTTCGCTGCCTTCCACTAATAGCACATTTTTATGAACTGATGCTATCTTTAACGCACCTCAATATCTCGTTCAGCAGCAATCATCATTTCTTGTTCATCGAAAATAATACTCGCTGGTTTGCCTTTTTCGATGCGATGAATGGTGATGCCATTTTCTAAAGAATTATCTGAATTTGCCACAGCCGCAAAACTTTTCCAACAATCACTATTATGCGTGGTAGCAAAAACTTGCACATTCAATTTTTTGGCGACTTGACAAATAATCGTCCACATATCTACCATCACACTATAATGGAGTCCAGTGTCAATTTCATCGACTAATAAAACCCCATCTTTTACATTCACAATTGCTAATATTAAACCTAATATGCGCCAAATACCATCGCCCATGCTACCAATGGGAACACGCTGTTGACCAATCCGAACCACAAACCCACTTCTAGACCCTGAGTAATAAGATTGCTTAGAAGCGATCGGGGCAATGCGATCAATGCCCGGTTCAATTTTCCGAAGTGCTTCTATAATCACATCTTCTTCTGGAGTTAAAACAACTTGATCAAATAACTCCATCATCTTGTTTGCTGTCAAAGAATACGATTTCACAAATTCGGTTTTGATTCTAAATTATCGATGGTTTTTAATAATGTTATTATAGGGTGCGGATATCAATTCTTGATTTTCAGATAAATCAATGATTAATTTTTATATTCTGGATCTGTCTTCAAACTATTCTAGAAATAATTAAAAATTTAATGATGTTTTTTTCGTGTTTTGTTTATCATAAAATCGCTTAGATTGCTTGACAAAAACAACTAGCTTATTCTTAGGGTTGTTTTTAGAGGCAACTACAGATATTTTTGATTTTTCGTTAATTTCGTGATTATAAAATAAATGACGAATATCTATTGTTTTATGTTTTTCGTTTGGGTTGATTATCTGATCGTTT encodes:
- a CDS encoding WD40 repeat domain-containing protein; amino-acid sequence: MYLCPDGQLAASASEDGTVRLWNVQGQLLQEFQDPQAINPVSPTNRVSVSPAYSVDFSADGQTLVAAYMNGSLKLWQLDGKLIKTVKGDQGAIYRVRFSPDGQTIATGNYLNTVTLWSATGEKLHLLTGHKESIYSIQFSADS
- a CDS encoding ATP/GTP-binding protein, yielding MMELFDQVVLTPEEDVIIEALRKIEPGIDRIAPIASKQSYYSGSRSGFVVRIGQQRVPIGSMGDGIWRILGLILAIVNVKDGVLLVDEIDTGLHYSVMVDMWTIICQVAKKLNVQVFATTHNSDCWKSFAAVANSDNSLENGITIHRIEKGKPASIIFDEQEMMIAAERDIEVR